A section of the Streptomyces sp. SCL15-4 genome encodes:
- a CDS encoding ROK family protein: protein MSAAAGAASGPRRHVVADLGGTTLRIGRIAADGGIEAVRRVITDGIGRHGPGPARTLQRRVLDQLVRQLEEYLDSPDGHGASAVGLSFAGPLAKDGVVRAAPTLWGAEADPVHVGDLLSARLGLPVLVANDITAAAWRYAETEAQPFCLITISSGIGSKVFRHGEVLVDDQGHGGELGHWRVDPSEDATPCDCGGRGHLGAVASGRGILRAARAAAAADPPAFARSALAAPAGHRPEGITNEALARAVRAGDPFATRTLRGSLRPLASAVNCLFTAIGIRRYLFIGGFAVAVGERFVSLLGDELVRLGCFGLDGAETRAMLALGAADDDHCLIGMGRMLQRSPHPIPVLEDSV from the coding sequence GTGAGCGCCGCCGCCGGGGCCGCGTCCGGCCCGCGCCGTCACGTCGTGGCCGATCTGGGCGGCACCACCCTGCGCATCGGCCGGATCGCGGCCGACGGCGGCATCGAGGCGGTGCGCCGGGTCATCACCGACGGCATCGGCCGCCACGGCCCAGGACCCGCCCGCACCTTGCAGCGCCGGGTGCTGGACCAGCTCGTCCGGCAGCTGGAGGAGTACCTCGACTCGCCCGACGGCCACGGAGCGAGCGCGGTGGGCCTCTCCTTCGCCGGACCTCTGGCCAAGGACGGCGTCGTCCGCGCGGCCCCCACGCTCTGGGGCGCCGAGGCCGATCCTGTGCACGTCGGCGACCTTCTCTCGGCGAGGCTCGGCCTGCCGGTGCTGGTCGCCAACGACATCACCGCCGCGGCCTGGCGCTACGCCGAGACGGAGGCGCAGCCCTTCTGCCTCATCACGATCAGTTCCGGCATCGGCAGCAAGGTCTTCCGGCACGGCGAGGTCCTCGTCGACGACCAGGGCCACGGCGGCGAACTGGGGCACTGGCGGGTCGATCCGAGCGAGGACGCGACGCCCTGCGACTGCGGCGGCCGGGGCCACCTCGGCGCCGTCGCCTCCGGCCGCGGCATCCTGCGGGCGGCCCGCGCGGCCGCCGCGGCCGATCCGCCGGCCTTCGCCCGCTCGGCGCTCGCCGCTCCCGCCGGGCACCGTCCGGAAGGCATCACCAACGAGGCACTGGCCCGGGCCGTCCGCGCCGGCGACCCCTTCGCGACCCGGACCCTGCGCGGTTCACTGCGCCCGCTCGCCTCGGCCGTCAACTGCCTGTTCACGGCCATCGGCATCCGGCGGTACCTGTTCATCGGCGGCTTCGCCGTCGCCGTGGGCGAGCGGTTCGTCTCCCTGCTGGGCGACGAACTGGTCCGCCTCGGCTGCTTCGGCCTGGACGGCGCCGAGACCCGCGCCATGCTCGCGCTCGGCGCCGCCGACGACGACCACTGCCTGATCGGCATGGGCCGCATGCTCCAGCGGTCCCCGCACCCCATCCCCGTCCTGGAGGACAGCGTATGA
- a CDS encoding FAD:protein FMN transferase — protein sequence MGTVFSFDVRGGEPGAVRAALAEAVAGLHRADMLFSTYRENSEVARLARGELEPARCAPEVTEVLDLAAEAERVSGGWFATRYRGVPDPTGIVKGWATERAARLLAGVPGVCGVGVNGGGDVQLLGSPEPRRPWRVGIADPLRPGGLAAVISAAGAEELSVATSGTAERGAHIIDPRTGRPAETDLVAVTVVGPRLTWTDCWATAAFARGSRAGLAWLESLPDVEALLITAGDEVRCTGGLAARLA from the coding sequence ATGGGGACGGTCTTCTCCTTCGACGTCCGCGGCGGGGAGCCCGGTGCGGTGCGGGCGGCGCTCGCCGAGGCGGTGGCCGGGCTGCACCGGGCCGACATGTTGTTCAGCACCTACCGGGAGAACAGCGAGGTCGCGCGGCTGGCCCGGGGTGAGCTGGAGCCGGCCCGGTGCGCCCCCGAGGTGACGGAGGTGCTGGACCTGGCGGCCGAGGCGGAGCGGGTGAGCGGCGGCTGGTTCGCCACCCGGTACCGGGGAGTCCCGGACCCCACCGGCATCGTCAAGGGCTGGGCGACGGAGCGGGCGGCGCGGCTGCTGGCCGGAGTGCCGGGTGTGTGCGGGGTCGGCGTCAACGGAGGCGGTGACGTGCAGCTGCTGGGCTCGCCGGAGCCGCGGCGGCCGTGGCGGGTGGGGATCGCCGATCCGCTCCGCCCGGGCGGCCTCGCGGCGGTGATCTCGGCTGCGGGCGCGGAGGAGTTGTCGGTGGCGACGTCCGGGACGGCCGAGCGGGGCGCGCACATCATCGACCCGCGCACCGGCAGGCCGGCGGAGACGGACCTGGTCGCGGTGACCGTCGTCGGCCCCCGGCTGACCTGGACGGACTGCTGGGCCACGGCGGCGTTCGCGAGGGGCTCGCGGGCGGGCCTGGCATGGCTGGAGTCGCTGCCGGACGTGGAGGCGCTGCTGATCACGGCCGGCGACGAGGTGCGGTGCACCGGAGGCCTCGCGGCACGGCTGGCCTGA
- a CDS encoding class I SAM-dependent methyltransferase — MTLLRDEHLAAAFDHAARGYDALVAANPGYHAHLRRSVRRLGLPGQGRGLRLLDLGCGTGASTAALRSVLPAAGITAVDASAGMLRRAAAKPWADGVTFVHAPAERLSEAGVSGPFDAVFAAYLFRNVTDPDAVLAAVRGLLRPGGRLGVHEYTLRGRRADRVVWTLVCRGVVRPVAAVLGDGPLYRHLWRSVVDFDTAGRFARRLGAAGFDQVRALPLPGWQTGITHTFVARRAHVPGEDA; from the coding sequence ATGACACTGCTGCGCGACGAGCACCTCGCCGCCGCCTTCGACCACGCCGCCCGCGGCTATGACGCGCTGGTGGCCGCCAACCCCGGCTACCACGCCCACCTGCGCCGCTCGGTGCGCCGGCTCGGCCTGCCCGGACAGGGCCGGGGGCTGCGCCTGCTCGACCTCGGCTGCGGTACCGGCGCCTCCACCGCCGCGCTGCGCTCCGTCCTGCCCGCCGCCGGCATCACGGCCGTGGACGCCTCGGCCGGCATGCTCCGGAGGGCCGCGGCCAAACCGTGGGCGGACGGGGTGACCTTCGTGCACGCCCCGGCCGAGCGGCTGTCCGAGGCCGGGGTGTCCGGCCCGTTCGACGCGGTGTTCGCGGCCTACCTCTTCCGCAACGTCACCGACCCCGACGCCGTGCTCGCCGCCGTGCGCGGGCTGCTGCGGCCGGGCGGCCGGCTCGGTGTGCACGAGTACACCCTCCGCGGGCGGCGCGCGGACCGCGTGGTGTGGACGCTGGTGTGCCGAGGCGTGGTGCGGCCCGTCGCGGCTGTGCTGGGGGACGGGCCGCTGTACCGGCACCTGTGGCGCAGCGTGGTGGACTTCGACACCGCCGGGCGGTTCGCGCGACGGCTCGGCGCGGCCGGCTTCGACCAGGTCCGCGCCCTGCCGCTGCCGGGCTGGCAGACGGGCATCACCCACACCTTCGTCGCCCGCCGGGCGCACGTCCCCGGGGAGGACGCATGA
- a CDS encoding glycosyltransferase, which produces MPALMPDDPDQLADAVVTTLAVDADPQAREASIFYWERGQPYREAVAEAVARVPDGELLAAARALRNSPADPATHATLHRRLTELARDRDAPALGKLFAEAWQAESNSRLGYHLGRHYSPRAGGSVTPERLRSLDAATAPAVPPSAAPGGDAETLVVVPFRDRGPGHRLRNLLACLLSLRDQSVPASSYRVVVVESDDTPRWRDVVTPYTDHYLFARKDGLFNKSWAVNVGVVNAPGRPEAVCILDADVLVDRDFIARNTARFRERGTMGHLSYRDMWCLDESATSWAIEERLGRGAPQVDSDRLRAFVLRRPPGCCVWVRTSAFHRIGGMDERFEGWGGEDNDFAYRMDTHSAFDQYRDPLLHMYHPSSAVLREDGELINAHIPALTWGPGERLGDIERFAGTPAATGPEQ; this is translated from the coding sequence GTGCCCGCACTGATGCCCGACGACCCGGACCAGCTCGCCGACGCCGTCGTCACCACCCTCGCGGTCGACGCCGACCCCCAGGCACGTGAGGCCAGCATCTTCTACTGGGAACGCGGACAGCCGTACCGCGAGGCGGTGGCGGAAGCCGTCGCCCGGGTCCCGGACGGCGAACTGCTCGCCGCCGCCCGGGCGTTGCGGAACAGTCCGGCCGACCCGGCCACCCACGCGACCCTGCACCGGCGGCTGACCGAACTGGCCCGCGACCGCGACGCCCCGGCGCTCGGCAAGCTGTTCGCCGAGGCGTGGCAGGCGGAGTCCAACTCCCGCCTCGGCTACCACCTGGGACGCCACTACAGCCCGCGCGCGGGCGGGAGCGTCACTCCCGAACGGCTGCGCTCCCTGGACGCTGCCACCGCCCCGGCCGTCCCGCCGTCCGCCGCGCCCGGCGGCGACGCCGAGACGCTCGTCGTCGTACCGTTCCGCGACCGCGGACCCGGACACCGGCTGCGCAACCTGCTGGCCTGCCTGCTCTCGCTGCGCGACCAATCGGTGCCGGCCTCGTCGTACCGGGTCGTGGTCGTGGAGAGTGACGACACACCGCGCTGGCGGGACGTCGTCACGCCGTACACCGACCACTACCTCTTCGCCCGCAAGGACGGGCTCTTCAACAAGTCCTGGGCGGTGAACGTCGGAGTGGTCAACGCGCCCGGCCGGCCGGAGGCCGTGTGCATCCTGGACGCCGACGTGCTGGTCGACCGCGACTTCATCGCCCGCAACACCGCACGCTTCCGGGAGCGCGGCACCATGGGGCACCTCAGCTACCGCGACATGTGGTGCCTCGACGAGTCCGCCACGTCCTGGGCGATCGAGGAACGCCTCGGGCGCGGCGCCCCCCAGGTCGACAGCGACCGGCTGCGGGCCTTCGTGCTGCGCCGCCCGCCCGGCTGCTGCGTCTGGGTCCGCACCAGCGCCTTCCACCGCATCGGCGGCATGGACGAGCGGTTCGAGGGCTGGGGAGGCGAGGACAACGACTTCGCCTACCGCATGGACACACACTCCGCCTTCGACCAGTACCGCGACCCGCTGCTCCACATGTATCACCCCTCCTCCGCCGTGCTGCGCGAGGACGGAGAACTCATCAACGCGCACATCCCCGCGCTGACCTGGGGGCCCGGGGAACGCCTGGGCGACATCGAGCGGTTCGCGGGGACGCCCGCCGCCACGGGGCCGGAACAGTGA
- a CDS encoding isopenicillin N synthase family dioxygenase, which yields MAQDIPVLDLTEWQEADSAHRAAIAARLDAALRQTGLFLLAGHGIPEELTDRMRTEGRAFFGLPREDKERYRVSRPYDNGWRGLGALQVGALDGKPDTSDLHEAFHVGPSHRTGDAAFDTLYYPDNKWPEERPALREAVLAYTGHMTRVAHQVMEVLAGVLGLPADFFTSRCARATWTQNVNWYPSLTSLGEVQPGQMRVGPHTDFGTLSLLDRQPGVGGLQVWNEEDGWFEPPFEPGTLVVNLGDLMSLWTDGRWRALRHRVLAPSSLAPDEELVSLVYFFETDPDAEIVPLPAPVGGGAGLSPVIAGESILQKVGATVSLPG from the coding sequence ATGGCGCAGGACATTCCCGTACTGGACCTGACCGAGTGGCAGGAGGCGGACTCCGCGCACCGCGCCGCCATCGCCGCGCGACTGGACGCGGCCCTGCGGCAGACCGGCCTGTTCCTGCTGGCCGGCCACGGGATACCGGAGGAACTGACCGACCGGATGCGCACCGAGGGACGCGCCTTCTTCGGTCTCCCGCGTGAGGACAAGGAGCGGTACCGGGTCAGCCGTCCCTACGACAACGGATGGCGCGGACTGGGCGCGCTCCAGGTCGGTGCCCTGGACGGCAAGCCCGACACCTCCGACCTGCACGAGGCGTTCCACGTCGGTCCGAGCCACCGCACCGGCGACGCGGCGTTCGACACGCTGTACTACCCCGACAACAAGTGGCCGGAGGAACGGCCCGCGCTGCGTGAGGCGGTGCTGGCGTACACCGGGCACATGACCCGCGTCGCCCACCAGGTGATGGAAGTGCTGGCCGGTGTCCTCGGCCTGCCGGCGGACTTCTTCACCTCGCGCTGCGCGCGGGCCACCTGGACGCAGAACGTCAACTGGTATCCCTCACTGACCAGCCTGGGCGAGGTGCAGCCCGGCCAGATGCGGGTCGGGCCGCACACGGACTTCGGCACGCTGTCCCTGCTCGACCGGCAGCCCGGCGTCGGCGGGCTCCAGGTGTGGAACGAAGAGGACGGCTGGTTCGAGCCGCCCTTCGAGCCGGGCACTCTGGTCGTCAACCTCGGCGACCTGATGTCGCTGTGGACGGACGGCCGCTGGCGGGCCCTGCGCCATCGCGTCCTCGCGCCCAGCAGCCTCGCGCCGGACGAGGAACTGGTCTCCCTCGTGTACTTCTTCGAGACCGACCCCGACGCCGAGATCGTCCCGTTGCCCGCACCGGTGGGCGGGGGCGCGGGCCTGTCTCCCGTCATCGCCGGGGAATCGATTCTGCAGAAGGTCGGCGCGACGGTGAGCCTGCCCGGCTGA
- a CDS encoding SDR family oxidoreductase, giving the protein MSTLVIGSGFVGRAVAAHLLRSGEKAVVASRTPPPADPGHPAPWSALDVTDPTAVRRVLDATDAERIVLVHGPSDVTWCEEHPEEALRGHAGAARVVAEAAGDRRIVLISTDNVFDGTARAPDETAPTRPANAYGRAKLAAERILAERAATTVLRVSLIYGWEPATAPKWLNYFSSCVHRLRTGEHVTAPTDQWTTPVLVEDVAAVTAAVLRAPAPGLLHLGGPERISRADWARLIARELGLPQDRVTGQPRALGRYASRPENTCLASTLLTVHPATAGVPVRGVHDGTRLLLARAERAAAL; this is encoded by the coding sequence ATGAGCACCCTGGTCATAGGCAGCGGATTCGTCGGACGGGCCGTCGCCGCGCACCTGCTGCGCTCCGGTGAGAAGGCCGTGGTGGCGTCGCGGACACCACCGCCCGCCGACCCCGGGCACCCCGCGCCCTGGTCGGCCCTCGACGTCACCGACCCGACGGCGGTCCGGCGGGTCCTCGACGCCACGGACGCCGAGCGGATCGTCCTCGTCCACGGACCGTCCGACGTCACCTGGTGCGAGGAACACCCCGAAGAGGCCCTGCGCGGCCACGCCGGGGCGGCACGCGTGGTGGCCGAGGCGGCCGGCGACAGGCGGATCGTGCTGATCTCCACCGACAACGTCTTCGACGGCACCGCCCGGGCCCCCGACGAGACCGCCCCGACCCGCCCCGCCAACGCCTACGGCAGGGCCAAGCTCGCCGCCGAACGGATCCTCGCCGAGCGGGCTGCGACGACGGTGCTGCGGGTGAGCCTGATCTACGGCTGGGAACCCGCCACCGCCCCGAAGTGGCTCAACTACTTCTCGTCCTGCGTGCACCGGCTACGCACGGGCGAGCACGTCACGGCCCCGACCGACCAGTGGACCACCCCGGTGCTCGTCGAGGACGTGGCGGCCGTCACCGCCGCCGTACTGCGGGCACCGGCACCCGGACTGCTCCACCTGGGAGGACCCGAACGGATCTCCCGCGCCGACTGGGCCCGGCTCATCGCGCGCGAACTCGGCCTGCCGCAGGACCGCGTGACGGGGCAGCCGCGCGCCCTCGGCCGGTACGCGTCCCGGCCGGAGAACACCTGCCTGGCGAGCACCCTGCTCACCGTCCACCCCGCCACGGCGGGCGTCCCGGTGCGCGGAGTGCACGACGGCACCCGCCTCCTGCTCGCCCGCGCGGAACGCGCCGCCGCGCTCTGA
- a CDS encoding polyprenyl synthetase family protein — translation MRPTHAKDHPATAPPQPGAASPVASCAHGTVADDGEGHRVAEGVPVPAGSAEVRRIDADVPGAVGRLLGRVLAERLRRARLTDPLFAEELAERVAGFTLQGGKRTRARLVWWASRACAGRDRAAAAAALRIGGALELLQTCALVHDDVMDRAVLRRGRPTLHTDLTDRHADRVGPGRAGRFGQSAAVLAGDLALAWADDLMAETPLAPGTGEVVRRLWSDMRTEMVAGQYLDVQGQISAVPSLPRVLRAACLKSALYSVERPLALGAAVAGADEVTLRRLGAAGRCVGMAFQLRDDLDDVFGDPRETGKACGGDIREGKPTYLVAVARARAEAAGDGIAPAVLDRWLGDPALTDRGLDEVREVLVATGARATVEAEVDRLAAQGLRHFDRAVLDAEGGGPLRDLLLATAGARPEAAAAAGPRPARGPARARGGAEDER, via the coding sequence ATGCGGCCCACCCACGCGAAGGACCACCCCGCGACCGCGCCGCCGCAGCCGGGCGCGGCGTCGCCCGTGGCGTCATGTGCGCACGGGACGGTGGCCGACGACGGGGAGGGGCACCGCGTCGCGGAGGGCGTTCCGGTGCCGGCCGGGTCCGCCGAGGTGCGCCGGATCGACGCCGACGTGCCCGGCGCCGTCGGCCGGCTGCTCGGCCGGGTGCTGGCGGAGCGCCTGCGCCGGGCACGGCTGACGGATCCCCTGTTCGCCGAGGAACTGGCCGAACGGGTGGCAGGCTTCACTCTCCAGGGTGGCAAGCGCACGCGCGCGCGGCTGGTGTGGTGGGCCTCGCGGGCCTGTGCCGGCCGGGACCGGGCGGCCGCGGCGGCGGCCCTGCGGATCGGAGGCGCCCTGGAGCTGCTCCAGACGTGCGCGCTCGTCCACGACGACGTGATGGACCGGGCCGTACTGCGGCGTGGCCGGCCCACGCTGCACACGGACCTGACCGACCGGCACGCCGACCGGGTCGGGCCCGGGCGGGCCGGGCGGTTCGGGCAGTCGGCGGCGGTCCTCGCCGGGGACCTCGCGCTGGCCTGGGCCGACGATCTGATGGCGGAGACACCGCTGGCGCCGGGGACGGGCGAGGTGGTGCGGCGGCTGTGGAGCGACATGCGCACGGAGATGGTGGCGGGCCAGTACCTCGACGTACAGGGCCAGATCTCGGCGGTCCCGTCGCTGCCCCGTGTGCTGCGCGCCGCCTGCCTGAAGAGCGCCCTGTACTCGGTCGAGCGGCCCCTCGCCCTGGGCGCCGCAGTGGCGGGCGCGGACGAGGTGACGCTGCGCCGGCTGGGCGCCGCCGGGCGCTGTGTCGGCATGGCGTTCCAGCTGCGCGACGACCTGGACGACGTCTTCGGCGACCCTCGGGAGACCGGCAAGGCGTGCGGCGGCGACATCCGGGAGGGCAAGCCCACCTATCTGGTCGCGGTCGCCCGCGCACGGGCGGAGGCCGCCGGTGACGGCATCGCGCCGGCCGTCCTGGACCGGTGGCTCGGTGATCCGGCGCTCACCGATCGCGGCCTGGACGAGGTGCGGGAGGTGCTGGTCGCGACGGGTGCGCGCGCCACCGTGGAGGCCGAGGTGGACCGGCTGGCCGCGCAGGGGCTGCGGCACTTCGACCGCGCCGTCCTCGATGCGGAGGGCGGCGGGCCGCTGCGCGATCTGCTGCTGGCGACGGCGGGGGCGCGGCCGGAAGCGGCCGCCGCCGCAGGTCCGCGGCCGGCGCGCGGCCCGGCCCGTGCCCGCGGCGGCGCGGAGGATGAACGGTGA
- a CDS encoding NAD(P)/FAD-dependent oxidoreductase: MRTRSQGAARPGRDRRARVLPARPGTARVQGPPPSVAVVGAGIAGLAAATVLAERGVAVTVYEKRPYLGGRVGGWPAELRDGTTVTMSRGFHAFFRQYYNLRGLLRRTDPGLERLTGLPDYPLRHAAGLRDSFRHVPRTPPLSALGFAALSPSFRLADLRAMDPRGALPLLDVRVPEIYDSLDGTSAHAFLDAVGFPESARHLAFEVFSRSFFADPRQLSAAEMALMFHIYFLGSAEGLLFDVPRAPFPAALWDPLARHLARHHAEVRTGTAVEHIAPTRDGGLVAATGRDERRYDAVVLALDTAGLRSLAGRCGQLGDAPWRERIGRLRTAPPFLVSRLWLDRPVAPDRPGFLGTSGFGTLDNISVPERYEDEAARWSARSGGSVVELHAYAVPPEAARDVEQKRLLEQLRRVYPETGPATVLDARHEWHTDCPLFPVDGYGDRPTVRTPHPRLVVAGDLVRTGLPVALMERAATSGFLAANVLLERWGVRGQTLWTVPDRGRSALLRALATWGRQPAVRGRARQGVV; the protein is encoded by the coding sequence ATGAGGACCCGGAGCCAGGGCGCCGCGCGCCCGGGCCGCGACCGGCGGGCCCGGGTCCTGCCCGCCCGGCCGGGCACCGCCCGCGTGCAGGGACCTCCGCCGTCGGTGGCGGTGGTCGGCGCGGGCATCGCGGGCCTGGCCGCCGCCACCGTGCTCGCCGAGCGAGGGGTGGCCGTCACCGTGTACGAGAAGCGGCCGTACCTCGGCGGGCGGGTCGGCGGATGGCCGGCCGAACTGCGCGACGGCACCACGGTGACCATGAGCCGCGGCTTCCACGCGTTCTTCCGCCAGTACTACAACCTGCGCGGGCTGCTGCGCCGGACCGACCCCGGACTGGAGCGGCTCACCGGCCTTCCGGACTACCCGCTGCGCCACGCCGCCGGCCTGCGCGACAGCTTCCGGCACGTCCCGCGCACCCCGCCGCTCAGCGCGCTCGGCTTCGCGGCGCTCAGCCCCTCCTTCCGGCTCGCGGACCTGCGCGCGATGGACCCGCGGGGGGCCCTGCCCCTGCTCGACGTGCGCGTGCCGGAGATCTACGACAGCCTGGACGGCACCAGCGCCCACGCCTTCCTGGACGCCGTGGGCTTCCCCGAAAGCGCCCGTCACCTGGCCTTCGAGGTGTTCTCCCGGAGCTTTTTCGCCGACCCGCGGCAGCTGTCGGCGGCCGAGATGGCGCTGATGTTCCACATCTACTTCCTGGGCTCCGCCGAGGGGCTGTTGTTCGACGTGCCCCGCGCCCCCTTCCCGGCCGCCCTGTGGGACCCGCTCGCCCGCCATCTGGCCCGGCACCACGCCGAGGTGCGCACCGGAACGGCCGTCGAGCACATCGCGCCCACCCGGGACGGCGGTCTCGTGGCCGCCACCGGCCGGGACGAGCGCCGCTACGACGCGGTCGTCCTCGCCCTCGACACCGCCGGGCTGCGCTCGCTGGCCGGGCGCTGCGGACAGCTGGGCGACGCGCCCTGGCGCGAGCGCATCGGACGGCTGCGCACCGCTCCGCCGTTCCTGGTCAGCCGACTGTGGCTGGACCGGCCCGTCGCACCCGACCGGCCCGGCTTCCTCGGCACCAGCGGCTTCGGCACCCTCGACAACATCAGCGTGCCGGAACGCTACGAGGACGAGGCGGCCCGGTGGAGCGCGCGCAGCGGAGGTTCCGTCGTCGAGTTGCACGCCTACGCCGTACCGCCCGAAGCCGCCCGGGACGTGGAACAGAAGCGCCTGCTCGAACAATTGCGCCGCGTCTATCCGGAGACCGGCCCGGCCACGGTCCTCGACGCCCGTCACGAGTGGCACACGGACTGCCCCCTGTTCCCGGTGGACGGCTACGGCGACCGCCCCACCGTCCGCACCCCGCACCCCCGGCTGGTCGTGGCCGGAGACCTGGTCCGCACCGGCCTGCCCGTGGCGCTCATGGAACGGGCCGCCACGAGCGGTTTCCTCGCGGCCAACGTCCTGCTGGAGCGGTGGGGAGTGCGGGGCCAGACGCTGTGGACGGTGCCGGACCGCGGGCGAAGCGCACTTCTCCGGGCCCTGGCCACGTGGGGGCGGCAGCCCGCCGTTCGCGGACGAGCGCGGCAAGGCGTGGTCTGA
- a CDS encoding SDR family oxidoreductase, translating into MSPTSRPRPGTAVPRDSVLRGRVAVVTGAARGVGEALTRRLSAAGMRVALLGREAQTLRAAAASLGTPSLCVECDVTEPEALDEAARQVADRLGDASVVVANAGVAAGGPFRLTDAGLWRRVIDVNLVGSANTARAFLPQLARTRGYFLQIDSTAAFGSAPMMSAYCASKAGAESFARALRGEVEPDGITVGIAYLHWTATDMLTDLDEHPVLRALRAHQPRFARRVHTAGQVADWLAAGVERRAVHVYAPPWLRWCQPLRPLFPALVTHVARREMRRTPAAGFTAGTGVMGAGGRADWEAYTSSARGRPAPPR; encoded by the coding sequence ATGTCTCCCACCTCGCGGCCACGGCCCGGCACCGCGGTCCCCCGCGACTCGGTCCTGCGGGGCCGTGTCGCCGTCGTCACCGGAGCGGCCCGCGGGGTCGGCGAGGCCCTGACGCGTCGCCTTTCCGCCGCCGGCATGCGCGTCGCCCTGCTCGGCCGCGAGGCACAGACCCTGCGCGCCGCCGCCGCCTCGCTCGGCACCCCGAGCCTGTGCGTCGAGTGCGACGTCACCGAGCCGGAGGCACTCGACGAGGCCGCGCGCCAGGTGGCGGACCGGCTCGGTGACGCGTCCGTGGTCGTCGCCAACGCGGGCGTCGCGGCCGGCGGCCCCTTCCGGCTGACCGACGCCGGTCTGTGGCGGCGAGTCATCGACGTCAATCTGGTCGGCTCCGCCAACACTGCCCGCGCCTTCCTGCCGCAGCTCGCCCGCACGCGCGGCTACTTCCTCCAGATCGACTCCACCGCCGCGTTCGGTTCGGCACCCATGATGAGCGCCTACTGCGCGTCCAAGGCGGGCGCGGAGTCCTTCGCCCGGGCCCTGCGCGGCGAGGTCGAGCCCGACGGGATCACCGTCGGCATCGCCTACCTGCACTGGACCGCGACCGACATGCTCACCGACCTGGACGAGCACCCGGTGCTGCGCGCCCTGCGCGCCCACCAGCCGCGGTTCGCCCGCCGGGTGCACACGGCGGGCCAGGTCGCCGACTGGCTCGCGGCCGGTGTGGAGCGCCGCGCCGTCCACGTCTACGCCCCGCCCTGGCTGCGCTGGTGCCAGCCGCTGCGACCGCTCTTCCCCGCCCTGGTCACGCACGTCGCCCGCCGCGAGATGCGCCGCACACCCGCCGCCGGTTTCACGGCCGGCACGGGAGTCATGGGCGCGGGCGGACGCGCCGACTGGGAGGCCTACACGTCCTCGGCGCGCGGCCGGCCCGCTCCGCCGCGGTAG
- a CDS encoding lycopene cyclase family protein produces MPDTDVAVVGAGAAGLSLAHRLSGGVPGLRTPSVVLVDAPPGPLRPPPRTWCYWTAGAGRFDAAVRAEWRRLRVRPRTGAPVEGDIDPLRYRMIRSDDFERLVSRDLARSPNVRRLEATVEAVEDVPGGAHVHLRDTDGRARVLSARWVLDSRPPGSLPAARTTLLQHFHGWFVRTARPVFDPAAVELMDFRTPQPAHGLSFGYVLPTGPCEALVEYTEFSRHTLTPDRYEAAVRHYADEVLRLGERQVLATETGVIPMTDAPIARQTGASVFRIGAAGGATRPATGYTFAGLQRQTGAVAAALRHGRRPVPPAAHPARSRVMDAVLLRALDSGRADGADLFGRLFARVPMARLLRFLDGDTRPHEDLSIGLRTPVKPMLRSALELPRLPRRPFDLPPPPHPPTSAPHLPPTETA; encoded by the coding sequence GTGCCGGACACCGACGTGGCCGTCGTGGGTGCGGGCGCCGCCGGGCTGTCGCTGGCCCACCGGCTCTCCGGCGGCGTTCCCGGCCTGCGGACACCGTCGGTGGTGCTGGTGGACGCGCCGCCCGGCCCGCTGCGGCCGCCTCCGCGGACCTGGTGCTACTGGACGGCGGGAGCGGGACGGTTCGACGCGGCGGTGCGGGCCGAGTGGCGGCGGCTGAGGGTCCGCCCGCGCACCGGCGCGCCGGTCGAGGGCGACATCGACCCGCTGCGGTACCGCATGATCCGCTCCGACGACTTCGAGCGCCTGGTCTCCCGGGACCTGGCCCGCAGCCCCAACGTGCGGCGCCTCGAAGCGACCGTCGAAGCGGTGGAGGACGTGCCCGGCGGCGCGCACGTCCACCTGAGGGACACCGACGGCCGGGCGCGGGTGCTCAGCGCCCGCTGGGTGCTCGACTCCCGCCCCCCGGGCAGCCTCCCGGCCGCCCGCACCACCCTGCTCCAGCACTTCCACGGCTGGTTCGTGCGCACCGCCCGGCCCGTCTTCGACCCGGCCGCCGTGGAACTGATGGACTTCCGTACCCCGCAGCCCGCCCACGGCCTGTCCTTCGGCTACGTCCTGCCGACCGGGCCGTGCGAGGCGCTCGTGGAGTACACCGAGTTCTCCCGGCACACCCTGACCCCGGACCGTTACGAGGCCGCCGTGCGGCACTACGCCGACGAGGTGCTGCGGCTCGGCGAACGGCAGGTGCTGGCCACCGAGACCGGTGTCATCCCGATGACCGACGCGCCGATCGCCCGGCAGACCGGAGCCTCGGTCTTCCGCATCGGCGCCGCCGGCGGAGCGACCCGTCCCGCCACCGGCTACACCTTCGCCGGACTGCAACGCCAGACCGGCGCCGTCGCCGCCGCCCTGCGCCACGGCCGCCGCCCGGTGCCGCCCGCCGCCCACCCGGCGCGCTCCCGCGTCATGGACGCCGTCCTGCTGCGCGCGCTGGACAGCGGCCGGGCCGACGGCGCGGACCTGTTCGGGCGCCTCTTCGCCCGCGTGCCCATGGCACGGCTGCTGCGCTTCCTCGACGGGGACACCCGCCCGCACGAGGACCTGTCCATCGGCCTGCGTACGCCCGTCAAGCCGATGCTGCGCTCCGCCCTGGAACTGCCCCGCCTGCCCCGCCGTCCCTTCGACCTGCCCCCGCCACCGCATCCGCCGACGTCCGCCCCGCACCTCCCCCCGACGGAGACCGCATGA